The window CTTCGTGAGGTTGTGCATCGAGAAGGGCTGTCCCGTGTTAGCAAATAGAAAGAGCACGAGATTCATCACGTGGCGCGTCTCACGCAAGGCGTGCCGTATCGTAATGTCCCGCTGGACGATGTCGCGCAGCAGCGCTTGAAGGAGCCGAGGATCGCGGTCGTGCAGATACATCGGAAAGCCGCCATCGTCGAGAAAAGCACCGAAGGAAGCGGCTCCCGGCTTCTGGCGCGTGTAGGCCAGGTATTCTGTGTAGCTGAACGGAAACAGCTCGAAGGACAGATGCCGGCCGGTCAGCTTTGCGCCCAGCTCGCGGCCCAGCAGCGAAGCATTGGAGCCCGTGACGCAAACCGCGCGGCCCCGGTCGAGCAGCGTACGTACCAGCCGCTCCCATTGAGCGACTTCCTGGACCTCATCCAGGAAGATCTCCCCGTTCCGCGGCGCGAGCTCTTCCACCAGCTCGAGGAGGGTCGGGAAGTCCGCCGGGGACAGGTCGAAAAGCCGCGTGTCTTCCAAGTTGCAGTACAAGGCGTCGGCCCGGCCTCGCATCAATTGGGCTTGGAGAATGCTCTTTCCCGCGCGCCGCACGCCGGTGAGAACGAGCGCGTGACCCGGCCGGGTGGGTAGCTCCGTGGAGAGCTCACGCAGGACGTCTGGTGCCGGCATCACTGGCGGCCGTTGGTCCTCGAGAATCCCCCTAAGTGTTTCTTTGAGTACCACACTAGTGTCATATCACAACAAACACTAGTGTGATATCATAAAATACAGTCAATCTCAGGGCGCTCCAGGTCGAGAGTCCGAGCCGAACGCGCCGACGCTCGCTTCGATCCAGAGTAGAAATCAAACGTCTCGTCAAGCCATCTCTGGGAAGCGGCTTGACGCGGGCGCCAGTCAAGGATACGTTCGGAAGCGAAAGTATCGTTAGTCTGCCCGCCTTGGCCCTTTGGGCTTCGGCGCGGCGCCCCACGCAAACCGCGGCGAGCACCCATGGCAACAGGGACATTCACCGAACACGGCTGGGGAACGCTGGTCCCCGTCGCACCGGATCGGTGGGCCTTCGTGCCGCGGTCCTTGCCCCCGTCGCTGGATTTGTCCTGGGACTTCGTCGGTCAGATTGCCGCAGCGGACCGCGCGGCCACGGAGCTCGCCAGCATCACGCGCCAGTTGCCGGACCCGCAGCTTCTCGTCGAACCGTTCCTCAAGCGAGAAGCCGTGAGCTCGAGCCGGCTCGCGGGCCTGCAGGCGACACTGTCCGATCTCTGTATCTTCGAGACCGCAAGCGCCCCTTCTACCGTGCGCAGTCTTGCGGCCGACGTACGGGAGGTTGCACGCTACGTGCACGTGCTCGAGTACGGCGTGCGTCGTGCCGCGGCGGGCGGGATCACGCTCAGGCTGCTGCGTGAGCTGCACGGACGCTTGCTGAAGGGGCTGCACACGGCTGGACGCGGTAGCGCCGGCGAGTTCCGCCGCGCGCACGCCTGGGTCGGGCTGGCTGAAGACAACTCCGCGACACGATTGGCCGCGCCACCTGGCGCGCTACCGGAGGCGCTCAACGCGCTCGAGCGCTTTCTCCAAGCACCGTCACCGCTGCCACCGCTCGTCCGCGCGGCCCTGATTCACTATCAGTTCGCTGCCATCCATCCGTTCGCTCGCGCGAACGGGCGGGTCGGCCGTATGCTGATCGCGCTCCTCCTTGGTCGCGAGCGCGTCCTGCCGCAG is drawn from Luteitalea sp. and contains these coding sequences:
- a CDS encoding Fic family protein; this translates as MATGTFTEHGWGTLVPVAPDRWAFVPRSLPPSLDLSWDFVGQIAAADRAATELASITRQLPDPQLLVEPFLKREAVSSSRLAGLQATLSDLCIFETASAPSTVRSLAADVREVARYVHVLEYGVRRAAAGGITLRLLRELHGRLLKGLHTAGRGSAGEFRRAHAWVGLAEDNSATRLAAPPGALPEALNALERFLQAPSPLPPLVRAALIHYQFAAIHPFARANGRVGRMLIALLLGRERVLPQPLLYLSTALECQHAEYERLLLTVSQRGEWSPWIRFFLQLVVTTARDGVRRADSLLTLRATYRGRVAGARSCDLLMKLLDHLFAHPVVTIPGVAKLLDVTPRTARLTIRKLETAGLLEEATGRQRYQMFIGRSILKALED
- a CDS encoding AAA family ATPase, which codes for MVLKETLRGILEDQRPPVMPAPDVLRELSTELPTRPGHALVLTGVRRAGKSILQAQLMRGRADALYCNLEDTRLFDLSPADFPTLLELVEELAPRNGEIFLDEVQEVAQWERLVRTLLDRGRAVCVTGSNASLLGRELGAKLTGRHLSFELFPFSYTEYLAYTRQKPGAASFGAFLDDGGFPMYLHDRDPRLLQALLRDIVQRDITIRHALRETRHVMNLVLFLFANTGQPFSMHNLTKAIAIPTVAQTSRYLEFLEDAYVSFAVPKFSPSFKQRVVTPNKYYAVDTGLRRANSPQATRDLGRRLENAVFLALRRQGERVAYAGEKDVWGCDFVTESAAVQVCAELTAFNRQREVQGVLRALALPGPRRPLILTLDQHDRIRTEGTVVDVVPAWEWMSRGAS